One region of bacterium genomic DNA includes:
- a CDS encoding acylphosphatase, whose amino-acid sequence MTEQKRLYKIHVSGRVQGVGFRWSAVHQAQSLGLTGLVRNLPDGRVYIEAEGVEQQLDAFLQWCHKGPGWGFVESVSVVSCAPSHYRDFRIDY is encoded by the coding sequence ATGACGGAACAGAAACGATTATACAAAATACACGTATCGGGACGGGTTCAAGGTGTTGGATTCCGCTGGAGCGCCGTTCACCAGGCGCAAAGCCTTGGCCTCACCGGTTTGGTTAGAAATCTGCCGGATGGACGCGTCTATATCGAGGCAGAAGGGGTGGAGCAACAGCTGGATGCTTTCCTTCAATGGTGCCATAAAGGGCCCGGATGGGGTTTTGTGGAATCAGTGAGCGTTGTCTCCTGCGCTCCCAGTCATTATCGTGATTTCCGCATCGACTATTAA